In the Acidovorax sp. A79 genome, one interval contains:
- a CDS encoding enoyl-CoA hydratase-related protein — MNQLPMLHDALLTIDNRVATLTLNRDDVRNELTGTRLIDDIEETVRWINRDESVSVLVITGNGKAFSAGGNIKHMLARQSSFAGDVYEVQTRYRSGIQRIPLALSRLDVPTIAAINGSAIGAGFDLACMCDIRLASDVAVMAESFVNIGIVPGDGGVWFLQRLVGPQRAAELCLTGRSVSASEALALGLVLDVVSPEKLMTRAAELAHSIAAKPPQALRLTKRLLKSAQGMEFPEFLDLCAAFQGMCHNTKDHLEAVGAVLDKRRPHFVGR; from the coding sequence GTGAACCAGCTACCGATGCTTCACGACGCGCTTCTCACAATTGACAATCGCGTCGCAACGCTCACCCTGAATCGGGATGACGTGCGAAACGAACTAACGGGAACCCGACTCATTGATGATATCGAAGAGACCGTTCGCTGGATCAATCGCGATGAGAGCGTTTCAGTGCTCGTGATCACGGGCAATGGGAAGGCCTTTTCAGCTGGCGGCAACATCAAGCACATGCTCGCCCGGCAAAGCAGCTTTGCCGGTGACGTCTACGAGGTTCAGACGCGCTATCGGTCCGGCATCCAACGCATTCCCCTTGCACTCAGTCGCCTCGATGTGCCGACAATAGCCGCAATCAATGGATCAGCCATTGGCGCGGGCTTCGATCTAGCCTGCATGTGTGACATCCGACTGGCCTCTGATGTCGCTGTCATGGCAGAGAGCTTCGTCAACATCGGGATCGTGCCTGGCGATGGCGGCGTCTGGTTCCTGCAACGGTTGGTGGGGCCGCAGCGCGCCGCCGAACTCTGTCTCACGGGGCGATCCGTGAGCGCATCGGAGGCTTTGGCTCTTGGGCTTGTTCTCGACGTGGTAAGTCCGGAAAAGCTGATGACTCGTGCTGCCGAGTTGGCCCACTCCATCGCGGCGAAGCCGCCACAAGCGCTGCGTCTCACGAAGCGCTTGTTGAAGAGTGCGCAAGGCATGGAGTTTCCGGAGTTCCTGGACTTGTGCGCCGCATTTCAGGGGATGTGCCACAACACCAAGGATCACTTGGAAGCAGTTGGCGCAGTGCTCGACAAACGGCGTCCCCATTTCGTCGGGCGGTAG
- a CDS encoding acetate--CoA ligase family protein: MDALYPIFYPRSIAVIGASNDPTKRGFRSIQKLINDGFPGSIYPVNPREVSILGKVAYPTLAHVPDTVDLALICTPARTLPDVIAQCGTKGVRGAVVLAGGFAEAGDEGAELQARMVEQAVRSGVRIIGPNTSGIFNTHAQANIVGFTDLKRGGIALVSQSGNMALSLVTEAQANGHVGLSIYVGIGNESDIQFQEYLEFLRVDENTQVVIAYIEGLKDGRAFLESLQRVTREKPVVIYKSGRTNAGRKSAQSHTGALAGNYAISEGVLKQAGAVLACKSDEILSIAETLSLLPPMAGRRVAVLADGGGHATIAADALSEQGLQIATLSDITRARLSAILPASATVANPVDVAGGTDSNPALFAECAAILMADPAVDALLITGLFGGYGVRFSRTLTDVELETSRRVASLCTQSGKPVIVHSLYGSLGADQRPRPLSIIRELGVPVHASLELSVRCLEALAEWGEVRRRPISEASNVSPRSGSFQGVIENCRREGRHVVLEHEARQALEDAGVKMFTAARLASSADDAVVAFESMGRVPVAMKIVSCDVVHKTEAGGVRLNISSTSSVRDAYATILANSTTYARAHGRESPNVAGVLITPMAPSGGVEVIIGVVRDPLYGPVLMFGLGGVLVEVLRDVVFRSLPLTETDARSMLGEIRASQILDGVRGLLPVDKDALVQLMLGVSRLCTAFPEIAELDLNPVMTYPEGIRVLDVRILLDPKPQLTSQEN; the protein is encoded by the coding sequence ATGGACGCCTTGTATCCAATCTTCTACCCCAGATCCATTGCGGTGATCGGCGCTTCCAACGATCCTACAAAGCGCGGCTTTCGATCGATCCAGAAACTTATCAATGATGGATTTCCCGGGAGTATCTACCCGGTCAATCCCCGGGAAGTATCGATCCTCGGCAAAGTTGCATACCCAACTCTGGCGCACGTTCCAGATACGGTTGATTTGGCACTCATCTGCACGCCGGCGCGAACGCTACCCGACGTCATCGCTCAATGCGGAACAAAAGGTGTGAGAGGTGCTGTCGTTCTCGCCGGTGGGTTTGCCGAAGCGGGTGATGAAGGGGCAGAACTTCAGGCGCGGATGGTCGAACAAGCCGTGCGAAGCGGGGTCCGAATCATTGGTCCGAACACGTCCGGAATTTTCAACACTCATGCGCAGGCGAATATTGTCGGCTTCACGGATCTGAAGCGGGGTGGCATTGCCTTGGTGTCGCAATCCGGGAACATGGCGCTGTCACTCGTCACTGAAGCCCAGGCCAACGGCCATGTCGGCTTGTCGATCTACGTCGGCATCGGAAATGAATCGGACATTCAGTTCCAAGAGTATCTCGAGTTCCTGCGCGTCGATGAAAACACCCAGGTAGTCATTGCATACATCGAGGGTTTGAAAGACGGTCGAGCATTTCTCGAGAGCTTGCAACGCGTCACGCGAGAGAAGCCTGTCGTCATCTACAAGTCAGGCCGCACGAACGCCGGGCGCAAGTCGGCTCAATCTCACACGGGCGCACTCGCGGGCAACTACGCCATCAGTGAAGGAGTGCTGAAGCAGGCGGGTGCCGTGCTGGCGTGCAAGTCGGACGAGATCCTCTCGATCGCCGAGACGTTGTCGCTCTTGCCCCCGATGGCTGGGCGGCGGGTCGCCGTGCTCGCAGATGGTGGCGGTCATGCCACGATCGCAGCTGACGCCCTGTCGGAACAGGGCCTGCAGATTGCGACACTGAGTGACATCACAAGGGCTCGTTTGAGCGCCATCCTGCCCGCCTCTGCGACTGTGGCAAACCCAGTAGATGTCGCCGGTGGAACTGATTCAAACCCAGCACTCTTCGCGGAGTGCGCTGCCATTCTGATGGCCGATCCTGCCGTTGATGCACTCCTGATTACAGGATTGTTTGGGGGCTATGGCGTGCGATTTTCTCGCACGCTGACTGACGTGGAGCTTGAGACGTCCAGGCGTGTAGCGAGCCTTTGCACGCAATCTGGTAAGCCGGTGATCGTACACAGCTTGTACGGTAGCCTCGGTGCGGACCAGCGGCCCCGACCGTTGTCGATAATCCGTGAACTCGGTGTCCCTGTGCACGCCTCACTGGAACTGTCGGTGCGGTGCCTCGAGGCGCTCGCCGAGTGGGGGGAAGTTCGCCGTCGCCCGATTTCTGAAGCGAGCAATGTCTCGCCCCGGTCAGGGAGCTTTCAAGGCGTCATCGAGAACTGCAGGCGCGAGGGTCGCCACGTCGTCCTGGAGCACGAGGCGCGCCAAGCGCTGGAAGACGCCGGCGTCAAGATGTTTACGGCCGCGCGGCTCGCCTCATCTGCAGACGATGCGGTCGTTGCATTCGAATCGATGGGTCGAGTCCCCGTAGCCATGAAGATCGTTTCCTGTGACGTCGTTCACAAGACGGAAGCAGGTGGCGTCAGGCTCAACATCAGCAGCACGTCCTCGGTTCGGGATGCGTATGCCACGATCCTCGCAAATTCGACGACGTACGCACGCGCGCACGGCCGGGAGAGCCCTAACGTGGCAGGTGTGCTCATTACCCCGATGGCCCCCTCTGGTGGCGTTGAAGTCATCATCGGCGTCGTGCGAGACCCGTTATACGGCCCCGTCCTAATGTTCGGTCTGGGAGGCGTGTTGGTGGAAGTGTTGCGCGATGTAGTCTTTCGATCTCTTCCGCTCACCGAAACAGACGCGCGGTCTATGCTTGGGGAAATTCGTGCCTCGCAGATTCTGGATGGCGTGCGAGGCTTACTCCCCGTTGACAAGGACGCACTGGTTCAGTTGATGCTTGGCGTATCCCGCCTGTGCACAGCGTTTCCTGAGATCGCTGAATTGGATCTAAACCCTGTCATGACTTACCCAGAGGGGATCAGGGTTCTTGATGTACGAATATTGCTCGATCCGAAACCGCAGTTGACCTCACAGGAGAACTAA
- a CDS encoding enoyl-CoA hydratase/isomerase family protein, whose amino-acid sequence MYETVTFSVADGIAQIRFNRPLRLNAVTQQLYDELGEALVEAERDVEVRVVLLTGAGRAFCVGADLKEHKAGRTPYDRRQYLQGEQLLCKRLLQLKKPVVSAVNGYALGAGAEIALASDFIVMSRTAQIGLPEISIGNFLGGGVTWLLPRLVGLAKARELVFLGERIGGEEATRIGLANRVFDDDVFIESALQFCRQLTAKAPRSMQLAKEQLNFAAEATLDAALRAELEGMTFVSTTRDWQEGVDAFAEKRAPIFRGD is encoded by the coding sequence ATGTACGAGACAGTCACGTTTTCAGTTGCCGACGGGATCGCACAGATCCGATTCAACCGCCCCCTCCGGCTCAACGCGGTCACGCAGCAGCTCTACGACGAGCTCGGCGAGGCGCTCGTCGAAGCCGAGCGAGATGTCGAAGTGCGGGTTGTCCTACTCACCGGAGCCGGTCGCGCCTTTTGCGTCGGAGCGGACCTGAAGGAGCACAAAGCAGGTCGTACGCCCTACGACAGACGGCAATACCTGCAAGGCGAACAGCTGCTCTGTAAGCGCCTTCTGCAACTCAAGAAGCCAGTCGTCTCGGCGGTCAATGGTTATGCTCTCGGTGCTGGTGCCGAGATCGCGCTCGCTTCCGACTTCATCGTGATGTCCAGAACGGCGCAGATCGGCCTTCCGGAGATTAGCATCGGCAACTTTCTCGGCGGAGGCGTCACTTGGCTGCTGCCGCGGCTTGTGGGCCTTGCGAAGGCACGGGAGTTAGTTTTCCTGGGCGAGCGTATCGGAGGCGAAGAAGCGACACGAATCGGATTGGCGAATCGCGTGTTCGACGATGATGTGTTCATAGAATCTGCGCTTCAGTTCTGCCGTCAACTCACTGCCAAAGCGCCGCGCTCGATGCAGCTCGCGAAAGAGCAATTGAATTTTGCTGCGGAGGCAACGTTGGATGCGGCCTTACGTGCAGAGCTGGAGGGCATGACCTTTGTCAGCACAACGCGTGACTGGCAAGAAGGAGTCGACGCCTTCGCAGAGAAGCGGGCACCCATCTTCCGCGGAGACTGA
- a CDS encoding porin: MKLTDYTTTTATGFARSSFVGARMRKSLIAVATMIFASTAFAQSSITIFGIMDARVAHGSGSVANKTQLASSGWNSSRLGFRGVEDLGGGMSASFWLESAVNADDGSFGTTNTNNQSSGSAGGGALVFGRRSTVSLSGNWGELRLGRDFTPQFWNLSEFDPFGTTGNGTSQTLNSIITGTTQVRASNSIGYFLPKEALNGFYGQGMYYLGENNSNAVNVVCTSPGVPAGCGVSTKNDGSGWGLRLGIKSGPFDVAAATSRTTNAAGSPRQSNIGGQWDAGVATIMAHYSWDKGVVNGPMRNAKGWLIGGLVPVGAGDIRISYSQYAVNLAPAPDRITKKWALGYAYNLSKRTALYVTYAHLRNGGSATQALNGATTAANGSSTGYDMGIRHRF; this comes from the coding sequence ATGAAACTGACGGACTACACGACCACTACTGCTACCGGCTTCGCGAGGTCGAGTTTCGTAGGGGCCCGTATGCGCAAATCCCTGATCGCGGTAGCGACCATGATCTTTGCCAGCACCGCTTTCGCCCAATCGTCGATAACGATTTTCGGAATCATGGACGCGAGGGTGGCGCACGGGTCGGGCAGCGTGGCGAACAAGACCCAGCTGGCCAGCTCCGGCTGGAACTCCTCGCGTCTGGGCTTTCGCGGCGTAGAAGACTTGGGCGGCGGCATGTCGGCTTCGTTCTGGCTGGAATCGGCCGTGAACGCCGACGATGGCTCGTTTGGCACAACCAACACTAACAACCAATCCAGCGGTTCCGCTGGTGGTGGCGCATTGGTCTTCGGCCGACGCTCGACGGTGAGCTTGTCCGGCAATTGGGGGGAATTGCGTCTGGGGCGGGACTTCACTCCGCAGTTCTGGAATTTGAGCGAGTTTGATCCCTTCGGAACTACAGGCAACGGCACGTCCCAGACCCTCAACTCCATAATCACCGGCACAACGCAGGTCCGCGCTTCGAACAGCATCGGCTACTTCCTGCCCAAAGAGGCCCTGAATGGCTTTTACGGCCAGGGTATGTACTACCTGGGTGAGAACAACAGCAATGCCGTCAACGTCGTTTGTACCTCGCCTGGAGTTCCCGCTGGCTGTGGTGTCAGCACCAAGAACGACGGCAGCGGCTGGGGTTTGCGACTCGGAATCAAAAGCGGTCCATTCGACGTCGCCGCTGCAACCAGTCGCACCACGAACGCCGCAGGCAGTCCGCGACAGAGCAATATCGGAGGGCAATGGGATGCGGGAGTGGCGACGATCATGGCCCACTACTCATGGGACAAGGGCGTTGTGAACGGCCCGATGCGTAACGCCAAGGGTTGGCTGATCGGCGGCTTGGTACCCGTGGGCGCCGGCGACATCCGCATCTCCTACTCTCAGTACGCGGTCAATCTGGCTCCCGCGCCCGATCGAATCACCAAGAAGTGGGCGCTGGGTTACGCATACAACCTGTCTAAGCGCACGGCTCTCTACGTCACGTACGCGCACCTGAGAAACGGCGGCAGTGCAACCCAGGCACTGAACGGCGCGACGACGGCGGCCAACGGCTCTTCGACCGGGTACGACATGGGCATTCGCCACAGGTTCTAA
- a CDS encoding gamma-glutamyltransferase yields MKMKMKMADGIWGPVESNSFVDDVRAGLTRRELAGTLAMLASVISTAGCAQSGASTQGASASTTAPLRGIVAAGAKPAADAGAAILSAGGNAVDAIVATAIAMAVVDPSNTSIMGRTHLLVLNASGECDAIDGRSMVPSAWHAGDKATGRAGVVPVGGNPRSFEHALQRFGRLTMEQVCAPAIRLARDGFEVPSNLARVWSRRVPVLQRNPVAAKLFLKEGGQPYREGEIFRQPELAASLSLYAKGGADRFLNQALTRDLALLQAAGSRLTTEDFLAYRPIDAEYIHTRYRGWDVWTIGRQGYGFLVAQTLELLQAYDLRLLSAADRWATMLVAQQVAFKGQRDEALGSNASSLLDRNRIQMLAQRVRAILQSSNASGLFEVPPTKPGIPQDTTHISVVDAQGMVASMTESIGPHFGTGVASPNGYLFAHSYQMASGQPDPDGRDVTSMLPTILRSPDGTLVALGAAGADKIRGAVLRAIVNTVDLGMTAQQAVAEPACVIHNGYVQASLELDPSVRTHLQRIGVTPRMVGRSDGDHFGVLHIAKRHADGGFSAGADTYWDGGTALG; encoded by the coding sequence ATGAAAATGAAAATGAAAATGGCTGACGGCATTTGGGGTCCCGTGGAATCCAACAGTTTCGTAGACGACGTCCGCGCAGGACTCACCCGTCGTGAACTGGCGGGGACGCTCGCCATGTTGGCCTCCGTTATCTCCACGGCTGGATGCGCGCAATCGGGAGCATCGACCCAAGGGGCGAGCGCATCCACCACGGCCCCGTTGCGCGGCATCGTCGCAGCGGGGGCGAAGCCAGCTGCCGACGCAGGCGCGGCCATACTTTCGGCAGGCGGGAATGCAGTCGATGCCATCGTCGCGACGGCAATTGCAATGGCCGTGGTCGATCCTTCGAACACTAGCATCATGGGGCGGACCCATCTCCTGGTTTTGAATGCGTCCGGTGAGTGTGACGCGATCGACGGCCGCTCCATGGTCCCGTCAGCGTGGCACGCCGGGGACAAAGCGACCGGCAGGGCGGGCGTTGTTCCGGTGGGAGGCAACCCACGGAGCTTTGAACATGCCCTGCAGCGATTTGGCCGTCTGACGATGGAACAAGTTTGCGCGCCGGCCATCCGTTTGGCGCGCGATGGCTTCGAGGTGCCTTCGAACTTGGCACGGGTCTGGTCTCGCCGGGTTCCGGTCCTGCAGCGCAACCCCGTGGCGGCGAAGCTCTTCCTCAAAGAGGGCGGCCAGCCGTACAGAGAGGGGGAAATCTTCCGGCAACCGGAATTGGCTGCATCCCTGTCTCTCTATGCGAAGGGTGGCGCGGATCGATTTCTGAATCAGGCACTGACTCGCGACTTAGCTCTGTTGCAGGCAGCGGGAAGCAGGCTGACCACGGAAGACTTTCTGGCGTATCGTCCCATCGACGCCGAATACATCCACACTCGGTACCGGGGATGGGACGTCTGGACCATCGGCAGACAAGGCTACGGTTTCCTTGTGGCGCAGACGCTGGAACTTCTTCAGGCGTACGACCTCCGATTGCTGAGTGCTGCCGATCGGTGGGCAACCATGCTTGTGGCTCAACAAGTGGCCTTCAAGGGCCAGCGCGATGAAGCTTTGGGATCGAACGCTTCGTCACTTCTGGATCGCAATCGCATCCAAATGCTCGCTCAACGTGTTCGGGCGATTTTGCAGTCGAGCAATGCTTCGGGCCTGTTCGAGGTTCCACCAACCAAACCTGGCATACCGCAGGACACGACTCACATCTCTGTCGTGGACGCCCAAGGCATGGTCGCTTCGATGACGGAATCCATCGGTCCGCACTTCGGAACGGGAGTCGCGTCGCCTAACGGCTACTTGTTCGCACACAGCTACCAAATGGCAAGTGGCCAGCCCGATCCGGACGGCCGTGACGTCACATCGATGTTGCCGACCATCCTGCGATCGCCAGATGGCACGCTGGTTGCCTTGGGAGCCGCAGGGGCCGACAAAATCCGCGGGGCGGTATTGCGCGCCATTGTAAACACCGTCGATCTCGGCATGACCGCGCAGCAAGCCGTTGCCGAACCCGCCTGCGTCATCCACAACGGCTATGTGCAGGCTTCGCTGGAACTCGACCCATCAGTGCGGACGCACTTGCAACGAATAGGTGTCACTCCTCGAATGGTAGGACGAAGCGACGGTGATCATTTCGGCGTCCTGCACATCGCGAAACGCCATGCCGACGGAGGCTTCTCGGCGGGAGCGGACACCTACTGGGACGGTGGAACGGCGCTCGGTTGA
- a CDS encoding DUF2274 domain-containing protein, translated as MSTARKLPLGPLHKAESTKFTFSCPTSLKSELECYAALHRQTYGEAVDGVTLIPQMLEAFMAGGSRVQEKMGQGKQSSSRRSLAIN; from the coding sequence ATGAGCACGGCCAGAAAATTGCCGCTGGGGCCGTTGCACAAGGCCGAGAGCACGAAGTTCACGTTCTCTTGCCCAACGAGCCTGAAGTCTGAACTTGAGTGCTACGCAGCGCTGCACAGGCAGACCTATGGCGAAGCGGTCGATGGGGTCACGCTGATTCCACAGATGCTGGAGGCATTTATGGCGGGGGGCTCGCGGGTTCAAGAAAAAATGGGGCAGGGCAAGCAATCAAGTAGCCGACGCAGTCTAGCAATAAACTGA
- a CDS encoding LysR family transcriptional regulator, whose amino-acid sequence MASTRPSPSAASGSVLLNRLLARAKFRHVQVLLRLAELGSVQRTAESVGTSQSAVTQTLAYLEQLLETRLFERHARGVRPTRAGSELLPMARQLMNSLAHGAESLAALNQRGRALVRLTASPAAITGVVVRVLPAFLQRHPGMEVVLKEAEGEDLLLTITRNEADIVVGRQPGVIPEGWTFHPVLADELVVITAPDHPLARRRQLPVASLAGQEWLLPPVGSVARSCFDEWVSRLPYPERVYPLVTRTAVALWWALRDSRILGFAPRSAVRHLVEIGELTTLSLQETIPMEPIGILARAGEHAGPAGLLIDYLRSTA is encoded by the coding sequence TTGGCCTCGACCCGCCCCTCACCTTCCGCTGCTTCCGGTTCCGTGCTGTTGAACCGGCTGCTGGCGCGCGCCAAGTTCCGCCATGTCCAGGTGCTGCTGCGGCTGGCCGAACTGGGAAGCGTGCAGCGCACGGCCGAATCGGTCGGGACCAGCCAGTCGGCGGTCACTCAGACCCTGGCCTATCTGGAGCAATTGCTGGAGACGCGGCTGTTCGAAAGGCATGCCCGAGGCGTACGGCCGACGCGCGCGGGCAGCGAACTCCTGCCTATGGCCCGCCAGCTGATGAACAGCCTCGCGCATGGTGCCGAGTCACTCGCCGCGCTAAACCAGCGGGGCCGCGCCCTGGTGCGGCTGACCGCTTCGCCGGCGGCCATCACAGGTGTGGTGGTCCGCGTGCTTCCCGCGTTCCTACAGCGCCATCCGGGCATGGAGGTCGTGCTGAAGGAGGCGGAAGGCGAAGACCTGCTGCTCACCATCACCCGGAATGAGGCGGACATCGTAGTCGGCCGCCAGCCCGGAGTCATTCCCGAGGGCTGGACCTTTCACCCGGTGCTGGCGGACGAGTTGGTCGTGATCACCGCGCCGGACCACCCTCTGGCCCGCAGACGACAGCTTCCCGTGGCCAGTCTCGCGGGGCAGGAATGGCTGCTCCCTCCAGTGGGCTCGGTGGCGCGGTCTTGCTTCGACGAATGGGTATCCCGCCTGCCCTACCCGGAGCGGGTGTACCCCCTAGTGACCCGTACCGCCGTGGCCCTGTGGTGGGCTCTCCGCGACAGCCGCATCCTCGGCTTCGCTCCGCGGAGCGCGGTGCGCCACCTAGTGGAGATTGGGGAACTCACGACCCTTTCGCTGCAGGAGACCATCCCGATGGAGCCGATCGGGATCCTTGCGCGGGCGGGCGAGCACGCTGGCCCAGCCGGCCTGCTGATTGACTACTTGCGATCCACGGCTTGA
- a CDS encoding Bug family tripartite tricarboxylate transporter substrate binding protein, whose amino-acid sequence MTRKYAARRRTFLLSALAAVAPLGSRAKPAPYPTRPVQLVVAAPAGGPSDGLARMLAEDMGRILGQPMVVDNRPGAGGVIAAEYVARAVPDGHTLMLTWIGNATSPALIAKLPYNIDRDFVHVTQIAAGSNVLVVNPALGIRTLRELVAQAKARPGKLIYASSGNGSSGHLAMEMLKQTAGISILHIPYRGGAPAMNDLLGGQVDMMFINQDAVIPHVRSGWLVPLAITSSRRNPLFPQLPTVAESGNPGFEATAWAGISAPRGTPPVVVERVHAAAVTAIQGPLKAKQEAIGVELVGSTPAEFTAFVRRETRKWTQVIRTAGIKPD is encoded by the coding sequence ATGACCCGCAAATATGCGGCACGACGCCGCACCTTCCTGCTGTCCGCGCTGGCGGCCGTCGCGCCACTGGGCAGCCGCGCGAAGCCTGCGCCCTATCCGACCCGTCCCGTACAACTGGTGGTGGCCGCGCCTGCGGGCGGCCCTTCCGATGGCCTGGCGCGCATGCTGGCCGAGGACATGGGCCGCATCCTCGGACAGCCGATGGTGGTGGACAACCGGCCCGGGGCGGGCGGCGTGATCGCCGCTGAATATGTCGCCCGTGCCGTGCCGGACGGCCACACGCTCATGCTGACCTGGATCGGCAACGCCACCAGCCCGGCGCTGATCGCCAAACTTCCCTACAACATCGATCGCGACTTCGTGCACGTCACACAGATAGCCGCGGGTTCCAACGTGCTGGTCGTGAATCCTGCGCTGGGAATCCGGACGCTGCGCGAACTGGTCGCGCAAGCGAAGGCGCGCCCCGGCAAGCTGATTTACGCGAGCTCCGGCAACGGCAGTTCCGGCCACTTGGCGATGGAGATGCTCAAGCAGACAGCGGGCATCTCCATCCTCCACATCCCCTACCGCGGCGGGGCGCCGGCAATGAACGACCTGCTCGGCGGGCAGGTGGACATGATGTTCATCAACCAGGATGCCGTCATTCCCCACGTGCGCAGCGGATGGCTGGTGCCGCTCGCGATCACCAGCAGCAGGCGCAACCCCTTGTTCCCGCAGCTGCCCACGGTGGCGGAGTCCGGCAACCCGGGCTTCGAGGCGACGGCCTGGGCCGGGATCTCCGCCCCGCGCGGCACGCCCCCCGTGGTCGTCGAGCGCGTCCATGCCGCCGCGGTCACGGCGATCCAGGGGCCGCTGAAAGCGAAGCAGGAGGCCATCGGCGTGGAACTGGTGGGCTCCACGCCCGCCGAATTCACCGCCTTCGTCCGCCGGGAAACCCGCAAGTGGACACAGGTGATTCGCACCGCGGGCATCAAGCCGGACTGA
- a CDS encoding alpha/beta fold hydrolase gives MEHTLHIGSLALRSGQVLPSVDVAYVCHGRLDADGGNAILVTHGFTSGPSMLTPGHLVAEGSWAQLLGPGKPFDTERYFVLCSNMLGSSFGTTGPRSLNPATGKPWGPEFPDITLEDIVEVQHRLLHALGVRRLRAVIGPSYGGWQALQWALDHPDMVDAIGALVSDFKHPPGVSKESQRAKFALNPEWHGGWHYERGGMYETLFEQRWRTLQSYGLHQLYEDRYPDPQRRLEAMQAPCRKWAARFDPNSLVVLAGAAERFDVRARVEEICARVFLLQCSTDQVFPPSAEARQLLARIRAPTRYVELDSPYGHMASGTDIARWQPELGWLLAS, from the coding sequence ATGGAACACACGCTGCACATCGGCAGCCTGGCGCTGCGCTCGGGGCAGGTGCTGCCCTCCGTGGACGTGGCCTACGTCTGCCACGGCCGGCTGGATGCCGACGGCGGCAACGCCATCCTTGTAACGCACGGCTTCACCAGCGGCCCCAGCATGCTCACGCCAGGCCACCTCGTGGCCGAAGGCTCCTGGGCGCAACTGCTCGGCCCCGGCAAGCCCTTCGACACCGAGCGCTACTTCGTCCTGTGCTCCAACATGCTGGGCTCCTCGTTCGGCACCACCGGCCCGCGCAGCCTGAACCCTGCCACGGGCAAGCCGTGGGGGCCGGAGTTCCCGGACATCACGCTGGAAGACATCGTGGAGGTGCAGCACAGGCTGCTGCACGCGCTCGGCGTGCGGCGCCTGCGCGCGGTGATCGGGCCCTCGTACGGCGGCTGGCAGGCGCTGCAGTGGGCGCTGGACCACCCGGACATGGTGGACGCCATAGGCGCGCTGGTGTCCGACTTCAAGCATCCGCCCGGCGTCAGCAAGGAGAGCCAGCGCGCGAAGTTCGCCTTGAATCCCGAATGGCACGGCGGCTGGCACTACGAACGCGGGGGCATGTACGAGACGCTGTTCGAGCAGCGCTGGCGCACGCTCCAGAGCTACGGCCTGCACCAGCTTTACGAGGACCGCTACCCCGATCCGCAGCGGCGCCTCGAAGCGATGCAGGCGCCGTGCCGCAAATGGGCCGCCCGCTTCGATCCGAACAGCCTCGTGGTGCTCGCCGGGGCCGCCGAACGCTTCGACGTGCGCGCGCGCGTCGAGGAAATCTGCGCTCGGGTCTTCCTGCTCCAGTGCAGCACGGACCAGGTCTTTCCGCCCAGCGCCGAAGCCAGGCAGCTGCTGGCGCGCATCCGTGCACCCACGCGCTACGTTGAACTAGACAGCCCCTACGGCCACATGGCCTCGGGCACGGACATAGCGCGGTGGCAGCCCGAACTCGGCTGGCTGCTCGCGTCCTGA